The Ricinus communis isolate WT05 ecotype wild-type chromosome 8, ASM1957865v1, whole genome shotgun sequence sequence TGACTCGCCACTGGATCACCCCCCGGAGtcggaaagaaagaaagaaatggataaatatagtttaagagagagagaggggggGGAGACCGTGAGGAGATTAAGGTGGGGATTTATTTAAGGGATAAAGAGAAATTGCGAAGGTTAAGGGTAGTTTTgggattttattattttgggGGCAGAATTAAAGTGGGGATTAGAGGATAACGGGGGATCGTTCAATTCTTTTCAtctatatttactttatacCTTCCAAAAaggctttttatttttctattccGGAagacttttaatattaatggTTACGctactataaattaaatattaaataggGGAATTTTATCATATGGATAATCTGTGTAAAACACTAATAATGTTTTCATTATAATGAactaattttacattttactCGCTTTAGGTATGTAAACCTCCTTTGGGCACAATATTTCTGagtagaaattatttatttctttattttttaaaattgttactGATTTTGAAAATACCTTTTAcaacaatttgatttttctagCCTTTCCAATAGAGagaattgaagaaaagaaggggaaaaaagaaaaagctgaAATGACAAAAGTGTACCAAACCAAATCATCACCCTACGTTGTTGACATAcgattcaattatttataattctagCTGATTACAGTtagaaagaataaatatttcaaaccAAATCATTCATCATCCTATGTTATAACGACCATAAAACTTAAGACACTATAGAGAGGAGAACAAAAGGAGAGGAAAATTCTCATTTTACAGAGGAGAGGAAAggagggaaagaaaaaactaaaagaattactaaaataatgtttccctttttcttctcCGTTTCAAACTGCCTGTATAGGACTACTTTTGCCTTGGCTCAAGTCAGACCCACTGACTGGAGCATTAGCCTGAAATGCAGACTGCCTTGATGGCTCTCCTATTAATTTCAGGGAGAGCGGCGATGGCTCTCTGTGATCTCTTTGTGTCTCTCCTATGCTAAGATGAGACATGCCAACCAGTTCGTCCACATTGACAGGCTCCTTAGGAAATATTGGAACTGGCTTTAGGACTTGATGGTTTGATGTCTCCATGCCGTTCACTTCTTCATGAGGAGCAGCATTTGTAGGCCAAAATGGATAAGGTATTGGCATATAAGCTGGGTAGAATCCTGGAACAAATGGTGTGAATTCACTCAGCTGATGTATAGCTGGTGTGAATTCACTTAATTTCGGTATCATTTGTTTGAATTCACTAGACCCGGTCAGCATTTCCTCAAGTTCTCTAGCAGGTTCTTCAGATGCAGTCTCCATGGCTTCACATTCTGGCTTAAGAGAAAGGTTCAGTGAAGGCAGTGCATCTGCATTATCGGTATCTCCTAACTGACATGATGGCAACTCGTGTTCTTCTGGTACTGATTGGGGTTCTGTGGCCTAACAAAGACATGATGAAGTGtgcatataaatttcaacaattccaaaggaaaaaaagataaCATAACAGAAAAAATATCTTCTAATCTAGTAATCAAATAAGTTGTTACAACACTAGATCACATAATGCAGTAGTCCTGCATTAATTGCACATTTGTTTGAAGATTCAAAATGACAAAATGAATGGATATTTGTCATCTTGTTGCTTTTAATGAAAGATTAGCACTTATAAGTTGagatcatatataattttaagcaGTAAAATAGGTTATTTCCATGTTATGTGGCAAGTCCAATAAGCAACTGCCAGGTTTCCATTGGTGTATTTTACCATGGACAAATACATAAAGATGCAGGTGTTTACTTTGAAATGagtaaataaacataaaggaGAAGACGAACCATGTCAGGAACCATGTCAAAAAGGCTGGAGCGTCTCTTTCTTCGTGTGGCATTAGTCTGGCGGATGAAATATTTCTGAGCATGGCTTGCTACCTGGGTAGGAGTTCTAGATACCACATAGTTTCTAGCTATTCCACGCCAGTCTCCTTTCCCCAATTTCTGAAGACCAATTAAGAATAATCGATGCTCCTCTTCTGTCCATGGAACAcctaaaattcatatataagaCAAATGagtgaacagctccaaatttGGCTGCATCCTACCTAGGTCTTACATAGATAATTTTCACTAAACTTAGAAAAAAGCAGCACATTATACCATTTCTGGCTTCCTAAAACATATCCAATTCATGAAGTAGAATAAGAACAGTGAAGAAACAATGATGATGGAGTGATCAGTTTGAAAATGCCGTTTCTCCTTTTATTGCAAAAATTGCACCAAGTAACACATGAACTTCAAATGCCAGTTAAACAATAACCCAATGACTGCAACAGTccaaaaagtatttaaaaatttattctaatgATGCTACTTCTTCAATTatcaaatgcaaaagaaagggaaaacaAGCTTAAGTCCAATCAAATAGTTGCTCCTATTTGGCAGAATAATCATCTGGGGAATGCATTAGCACTGTCAACTTCTAGGAAAGTTTAGATTACAATTCACAATTAAAGGCCTATAccagaaaaataaagagtgaAAAGCTAGTCTTTTTATGgggaaattataataattcaaagCAGGATTTTTCCCCTGTGAAATAAAAGGTACTACCTGCTACCTAATCCCCTGAGTCAGTAACACACACAGTTTTCTGATTAAAATATGCACATATAGCAGAACAAGTTCCGGAAATATATTGAAAGACAACATATGCATCATGTGTAAGTAACACTAACAAGGATAGAGATCATAGTATATTTCAGTAATACAAGAGCTGTCAAAGTAGAGAAGGCAAAACAAGAGAAAAAACAGTATCTTCATTCTCTTTACTCTCCTTTACAAAAGACTCTAAATCTGAATCCTTCAGAATCGCAAAGAAATTTTCGGctcaaacaaaatattttagattttttcagaaaaaaaaaaaaaaaatcacaatcacatatttatcaacagaaaagaaaacggATTAAACCAACCACCATTTTCAACATCAAATCCCAGCACCTTATCCAAAAATCATAtagcaaaaattaaataaaattaaaataataattgaaaaagaagtaTATCAAAATCAACAGAGGATGAAACTAGGTAACGAAGCAAAATCAACAGATTATGAAGCTAGCTaacctttctttctctcacCGCGTCGATTGGTGGAGCAGCTAGCATGGGCCGGGTCATCAGACAAGTAACCATCCTGAACCGAATCACGAACATGATCGGACAGCGGAGAGTCAGGATTAGGTGAAGCAGCAGCTGAAGAATGGTAGTGAGCAGACAAATTGCCCATACTCGCgctctttttaataattgatccATCCGTAAGCCTCACTCCGAATAGTCTCACACCTGCGATCGACGATGCAGAGGACGAAGCCGAGCCAGAGCCTGCAGCCGAGGAGCAGGTCGAAGAGCGCGTGGGACACGTGCGTGAGTTATGCCCGTTGTTGCTGCAATGCGAACACCGTCGAGTCATCGTTAAAATGACTCAGCACCGAATCACACGAACGCGAGTCAGAAAGCACAAAggaattgataaatatagttaagtttatgaaaaTAGAGACttttaagagagagagaggggctGTGAGGAGATTGAGGAGGGGATTTATTTGAGGAGAAAGAGCAATTGGTGAAGGTCAAGGGCAgttttgagatttttatttttctgcggGGATAATTTAGGAGTGGATTAGAGGATAGCGGGGGATCGTTCGTTGCTCTTTCtgtatatttattgttttaccCTTCCGGAAGGGATAatgtttcttttctaaaactttttttttttattttggggAAAGATTTTTAATACTGCTGGTTAGTCTACTATAGATTATTATCTTAAATAGGGGATTTTTATCATATGGATGAATTGTGTTAAAATAACAACTCAAACTCTAATCATTATTTGCTTTAAGggttattctattttattagaatgaAATTGTATTGCTCTTTTTAGGTGTATCCATATAAACCTTCTCTGGCATTAGTTTTCAGAATAAAAATCACATTtcaaagatataaaaataattttaagaaattagatgtttcagtttttatgaaaattaatttaaaactttaagaTGACAAAATCTTGATATGAATGTactattagtattttttttttctagtgTGTAAAGGAGCAcatcttaaaatattacaaaatctgtcaggttaaatttttttttttattaacctattctatattagtatttcttaaatttggtaaaaaatttattagattaataattatttccttttaatcCTACATTATTGTTGTTTCTTATTTGAATCTTTATTTCTAGAAGTTGCAAATATTTTGAATCGTAAAAGTGACTAAAATCTacatcatatttaaaaaatttacaaaataaaattttagatgaCTAAATGTTTGTATTCATTCTCAACTGTTATTAAATCTTATACCAACTCATTTACCAAAAGATAATTCTATAAAAGAGCCAAGGAAAATATATCAAGGGTTGTTTGGTATAAATTTTTGTCCGTtaaaacagaagaagaaaaatatttaaaaataaataaaattaaattataacataaaaaatttataattagaattaataataatataatatactataagcaaaataaattataaattttattttatttcagatctcatttatatttatttaccttATAAACTTTTTTCTTGAAACATGTTACAAGCAGAAGTGcaaaaaattgtatttatatataagatatttgttaatgaaagaaatcatTAATTACTAATCCAGTgactttgtttttttctttcgtTAATTAATAGCATCAGATAACATAGACTAGTGGTTAACCTTTATCTCCACAGGGAAGATTGGTCCTCTTGCGAGTTGCGATAACGATTAAGACATTACTTAATTTGAGTTTAGATAATAAAAGGAGtggattaaatattttaatagtaaaaatatcaatacgttgattattaaattaaaaaatcagtGTCTTGGTTTTTTTACTAGTTtatataaagatattaaattagaaaatataaaaatttatataactgaatttaaaaataaattcggAATAGAGGAATTATTTTAGACACTATAATTGTAGGCGTAGTGAGATTTGATAAGATTTAAATGACACTTTTAACACCAATTATAcatattttcaaaagaaacacAAAGAGGAACACCAAGTGTACGTAAAGACACTTTAGCCGTGAATAATGGGGTAAAATCGCAAATGCACAATAAGGTCATTTCAGGAGTTGTAGAAATTTAAGTCAAACACTTCAACCTGGATAACgtctcatttatttatttatttatttgtagaGGGATTTTATTACATTTTGTTTGGACGTAAATTGGGAAAACACCGATGCATCATAATGAAAGATTGAATTCTGCTTCCGAGGATTCAAACATACTTCGGAAACAGATTttctttgagaaaaaaatgtCTTGCCAAAAATGCCCTTTTAAGGTCGGTT is a genomic window containing:
- the LOC107261006 gene encoding transcription factor MYBS3-like; this translates as MTRRCSHCSNNGHNSRTCPTRSSTCSSAAGSGSASSSASSIAGVRLFGVRLTDGSIIKKSASMGNLSAHYHSSAAASPNPDSPLSDHVRDSVQDGYLSDDPAHASCSTNRRGERKKGVPWTEEEHRLFLIGLQKLGKGDWRGIARNYVVSRTPTQVASHAQKYFIRQTNATRRKRRSSLFDMVPDMATEPQSVPEEHELPSCQLGDTDNADALPSLNLSLKPECEAMETASEEPARELEEMLTGSSEFKQMIPKLSEFTPAIHQLSEFTPFVPGFYPAYMPIPYPFWPTNAAPHEEVNGMETSNHQVLKPVPIFPKEPVNVDELVGMSHLSIGETQRDHREPSPLSLKLIGEPSRQSAFQANAPVSGSDLSQGKSSPIQAV